In Drosophila nasuta strain 15112-1781.00 unplaced genomic scaffold, ASM2355853v1 ctg26_pilon, whole genome shotgun sequence, the following are encoded in one genomic region:
- the LOC132797829 gene encoding uncharacterized protein LOC132797829: MLYEQSVVDSKKLQKLDQFLTFLEHRFLTLEATGSDKINHTKKGTCAQIDQPGQSIDIARWKLPKHIELADPNFDKAGKIDLLLGAEHYYDIMQDKHLSLALTEEDKVDQQITKFWELDSFSTDTLCLSPLEKQCEMHFLQNIQTAIDKKPIVSLPFMDNASALGRVVILRHDDSFLWKNCYCEIHKLRQVMTHKYVFTADIEKMYRQIWIKPEDQYFQTIVWRNDPSEDLRYYRLKTVTYGTKAAPYLATKCLQHIAQKGRKEYPNGAAALENDFYVDDCLTGAETIPEALQRQQQLNKLLQKSGFKLRKWCTNNYQVLQGVPREDITSNVQLEETSYEDYTIKTLGITWTPTTDHLCGKTEIATKANISRRDVVCNESKIFMQHLTKEGYGYKDDLPAHLQEEWKRYREELKVLNTIKVPRHIYSGKTPVTAEIHTFVDASEKAYGAAVYIRATYKDKRRTIQLLCAKSHLAPINTITLPRLELKAAVLGAQLTSKIKEDLAMKNASTYYWSDSRIVLSWINCSSSIRDKFVATRVATIHELSIPKQWRHVASEHNAADVLSRGMTASKFAEHAMWFYGPMFLHGSSSTWPAPFIATNEELIIMNPPKVSQPSVMTITKEEDIIYTIQHNNSFNKLLRVIAYMMRFRRKKKYISHTIEFEEIMEARKIVFRNIQNIDFKDDIKHLKRQRETLKGSSINSLSPFLDQNGILRVGGRLEAANISFDSKHPILLPYNDPVVKMILVQIHKDNMHCGPQALLTTSRQQFWILKGKTMARSTVKPVSSALKLSQN; encoded by the exons ATGTTATATGAACAATCAGTTGTAGACTCAAAGAAGCTGCAGAAACTGGATCAGTTTTTGACCTTCTTGGAACATCGGTTCCTTACATTGGAGGCTACCGGCAGTGATAAGATAAATCACACCAAAAAAGGCACATGCGCTCAGATTG ATCAACCAGGACAGTCAATTGATATTGCTCGTTGGAAACTTCCAAAGCATATTGAATTAGCAGATCCTAACTTTGACAAAGCAGGAAAGATTGATCTACTCTTAGGAGCAGAACACTACTACGATATAATGCAGGACAAGCATTTATCGTTGG CTCTAACCGAAGAAGATAAGGTAGACCAACAAATTACGAAATTTTGGGAACTGGATTCATTCTCAACCGATACACTATGTCTATCACCACTGGAGAAACAATGTGAAATGCACTTTCTCCAGAACATTCAGACTGCAATTGATAAGAAACCGATTGTTAGTCTCCCATTCATGGATAATGCTTCAGCCCTGGGGAGAGTCGTGATCTTGCGACACGACGATTCCTTTCTTTGGAAAAACTGCTATTGCGAGATCCACAAACTAAGGCAAGTTAT GACtcacaaatatgttttcacGGCGGACATAGAGAAAATGTACCGTCAAATCTGGATAAAACCCGAGGACCAATATTTCCAAACAATTGTTTGGCGCAATGATCCATCTGAGGATTTGCGGTACTACAGATTAAAAACGGTTACCTATGGAACAAAAGCTGCACCATATTTAGCCACAAAATGCTTGCAGCACATAGCACAAAAAGGCAGAAAGGAATACCCTAATGGTGCTGCCGCATTGGAAAACGACTTCTATGTAGACGATTGCTTAACCGGAGCCGAAACTATACCAGAAGCTCTacagaggcaacaacagcttaaCAAACTTCTGCAAAAATCTGGattcaagttaagaaaatggTGTACTAACAATTACCAAGTTCTACAAGGAGTTCCGAGGGAAGACATCACTTCAAATGTACAACTGGAGGAGACTTCATATGAGGACTACACGATTAAGACCCTCGGAATCACCTGGACACCAACGACAGATCACCTTTGTGGGAAAACGGAGATAGCAACAAAGGCCAACATATCAAGACGAGATGTTGT TtgtaatgaaagcaaaattttCATGCAACACCTCACAAAGGAGGGTTATGGGTACAAAGACGATCTGCCGGCTCATCTTCAGGAGGAATGGAAACGCTACAGGGAGGAGCTAAAGGTTCTGAACACCATAAAAGTACCACGTCACATATACTCAGGAAAAACACCTGTGACGGCAGAAATCCACACATTTGTTGATGCCTCGGAGAAAGCATATGGAGCTGCTGTATACATCCGAGCAACATATAAGGACAAGCGAAGAACGATCCAGTTATTATGTGCAAAATCTCACTTAGCACCAATTAATACAATAACTCTACCACGTCTGGAACTTAAGGCTGCTGTATTAGGAGCACAGTTGACTTCCAAAATAAAGGAAGACTTGGCcatgaaaaatgcatccaCATATTACTGGTCTGATTCACGGATTGTACTGTCATGGATTAATTGCTCATCATCCATTCGAGATAAATTCGTTGCCACTAGAGTTGCAACAATACATGAGCTATCCATACCAAAACAGTGGAGACATGTTGCATCAGAACACAATGCAGCAGATGTCCTCTCCAGAGGAATGACGGCTTCAAAATTCGCGGAACATGCCATGTGGTTCTACGGCCCTATGTTCCTACATGGTTCATCATCCACATGGCCGGCTCCTTTTATTGCTACCAACGaggaattaataattatgaatccGCCAAAGGTTAGTCAACCATCCGTGATGACTATCACAAAAGAGGAGGACATAATATACACAATACAGCATAATAATTCGTTTAACAAGCTACTCAGAGTAATAGCTTACATGATGCGCTTCCGACGTAAGAAGAAATACATAAGCCACACCATTGAGTTTGAAGAAATAATGGAAGCCCGAAAAATTGTTTTCcgcaacattcaaaatatcgaCTTCAAAGATGACATCAAACATCTCAAGAGGCAAAGGGAGACACTAAAGGGCAGTTCAATCAACTCACTATCACCATTCTTAGATCAGAATGGAATTTTGCGTGTAGGAGGTCGACTGGAGGCggcaaatatatcattcgaCTCCAAACATCCGATACTTCTGCCATACAACGACCCTGTTGTGAAGATGATTCTTGTGCAAATACACAAGGACAACATGCATTGCGGACCTCAGGCTCTATTGACTACATCAAGGCAGCAATTCTGGATTCTTAAAGGAAAAACTATGGCTAGGAGCACGGTAAAGCCTGTGTCAAGTGCACTAAAGCTAAGCCAAAATTAA